In Lolium rigidum isolate FL_2022 chromosome 3, APGP_CSIRO_Lrig_0.1, whole genome shotgun sequence, the genomic window ggagaaataccatgtagtaggtaggtatggtggacacaaatgacatagtggttggctcaaggattttggatgcatgagaagtattccctctcgatacaaggttttaggctagcaaggttatttgaaacaaacacaaggatgaaccggtgcagcaaaactcacataaaatacatattgtaaacattataagactctacaccgtcttccttgttgttcaaactctttactagaaattatctagaccttagaaagaccaattatgcaaaccaaattttagcaagctctatgtatttcttcattagtgggtgcaaagtatatgatgcaagagcttaaacatgagcacaacaattgccaagtatcaaattatccaagacattttatcaattactacatgtagcatttcccgtttccaaccatataacaattaacgaagcagtttcaaccttcgccatgaacattaaaagctaagaacacatgtgttcatacgaaccagcggagcgtgtctctctcccacacaaggatgaacttattcaaacataaacaaaaacaaacagacgctccaagtaaagtacataagatgtgaccgaataaaaatatagtttcaagagaagaaacctgataatgttgttgatgaagaaggggatgccttgggcatccccaagcttagacgcttgggtcttcttgaaatatgcagggatgaaccacgggggcatccccaagcttagagctttcactctccttgatcatattatatcatctccctctcttgatccttgaaaacttcctccacaccaaactcgaaacaaactcattagagggttagtgcataatcaaaaattcacatgttcagaggtgacacaatcattcttaacacttctggacatttcccaaagctactggaagtcaatggaacaaagaaatccatccaacacagtgaaagaggcaatgcgaaataaaaggcagaatctgtcaaaacagaacagtccgtaaagacgaattttaaagtggcaccagacttgctcagatgaaaatgcccaaattgaatgaaagttgcgtacatatctgaggatcacgcacgtaaattggcagatttttctgagtttcctacagagaattctgcccagattcgtgacagacagaaatctgtttgtgcgcagtaatccaaatctaatatcaaccttactatcaaagactttacttggcacaacaatgcaataaaataagataagaagaggttgctatagtagtaacaacttccaagacacaaatataaaaaaaagtactgtagtaaaataaacacatgggttatctcccaagaagttctttctttatagccattaagatgggctcagcaattttaatgatgcacttgcaagaaataagagttgaagcaaaagagagcatcaagaagcaaattcaaaacaaatttaagtctaacatgcttcctatgcataggaatcttgtaaataaacaagttcatgaagagcaaagtaacaagcataggaagatagaacaagtgtaacttcaaaaatttcagcatatagagaggtgttttagtaacatgaaaatttctacaaccatattttcctctctcataataactttcagtagcatcatgagcaaactcaacaatataagtatcacataaaacatctttattcacatgcataaaagtatcattaccctccacataagcatagtcaattttattggtaatagtgggagcaaattcaacaaagtagctatcattattattatcatcatcaaatataggaggcatattgtaatcataatcaaatttatcctccataacaagcggtactaaaagaccaatatcatcataaataggaggcaaagtatcatcaaagtaaattttctcctcaatgcttgggggactaaaaatatcatgctcatcaaagccagcttccccaagcttagaattttccatatcattagcaacaatggtgttcaaagcgttcatactaatatgttccataggttttttaattttcgcatcaaaccatccatgtcttaaatcaggaaatagaataagaagctcattgttgtccattatgccaaactagtgtaaacaagaaacaaaaagatgcaattgcaggatctaaaggaaatagcttcgagcacacacacaatggtaacagaaaagtactttacctgagaccggagtatgagagccttttacctttcctccccggcaacggcgccagaaaatagcttgatgtctacgggtgcttctattcttgtagacagtgttgggcctccaagaacagaggtttgtagaacagcagcaagtttcccttaagtggttcacccaaggtttatcgaactcagggaggaagaggtcaaagatatccctctcaagcaaccctgcaaccacaaagcaagaagtctcttgtgtccccaacacacctaatatataggtgcactagttcggcgaagagatagtgaaatacaagtggtatgaatgaatatgagcagtagtacggcgccagaaaagtgcttgctggcgtgcagttgatggtagtaatattgtaggaagtaaagatgcagtaaaacagtaaacaagcagcgatagcagtatttaggaacaaggcctagggatcaaactttcactagtggacactctcaacattgatcacataacagaataaatagatagatgctagactctacaccctcttgttggatgatgaacaccactaactgtgtaggattacacgaaccctcaatgtcggagttaacaagctccacaatattcaatgttcatatttaaataaccttagagtgcatgacagatcaacataaccaaaccaagtactaacatagcatgcacactgtcaccttcacactacgaaaggaggaatagatcacatcaatactatcatagcaatagttaacttcataatctacaagagatcacaatcatagcctacgccaagtactacacgatgcacacactcgtcaccattacaccgtgcgggaggaataaactactttaataacatcactagagtagcacacggataaattatgatacaaaacacattgcaatcataaagagatataaataagcacttcactatgccattcataacgttgaataagtattctgtgaaatatagcctaagagacccacacggtgcacacactcgtcacctttacacacgtgggacaaggagtctccggagatcacataagtaaaatccacttgactagcataatgacatctagattacaagcatcatcatatgaatctcaatcatgtaaggcagctcatgagattattgtattgaagcacataggagagagattaaccacatagctaccggtacagccccgagcctcgatggagaactactccctcctcaagggagacaagcagcgttgatgaagatggcggtggtgtcgatggagaagccttccggggcacttccccgtcccggcggcgtaccggaacgagactcctcgtccccggcatcttggcttcgcgatggcagcggctatggaaggttttctctggtttcgtcgaacgtgatagggttttcgcgacggaggctttaagtaggcgaaagggcaaggtcggtggagtcctggtgggaccacacactaggccggcgcggccagggcttgggccgcgccgccctactgtgtccccacctcgtggccccacgtcatttccccttcggacttctggaagcttcgtggaaaaataggaccctgggcgttgatttcgtccaattccgagaatatttccttactaggatttctgaaaccaaaaacagcagaaaacaacaactggcacttcggcatctcgtcaataggttagttccggaaaacgcataaatatgacataaagtatgcataaaacatgtagatatcatcaataatgtggcatggaacataagaaattatcgatacgtcggagacgtatcagcgctcatcagtcatcctgtagtcatagtattgctccatgacatacaattcagtgccagcgtccgagaccccaaatttggcctcgagcgcatcccacgcatctttaccatggtcgaaagccatgtacgggtcaacaatgttgtccccaagaatgctgaacaaggccgccttaaacatggcatcgaccttctcaaacttatCCTGCTCCTCTGCAGAAAGAGGCCCCTCAGTTCTAGCATCTGTGgtgctaaaacagcctaggtttgtaaaccataggactgcctttgtgcgccacctcttgtaatgcataccatcaaagaggggaggtcgagtagcggcagcaacgctgcttaaattgatttgcctaaaatcaggtttttggattgttgaaaatataagcaaatatccatattaaataatccgtacaagtaaatgataaatcatgactatgaaaacaacaaataaactaatcatgcagactagtaagatagatgaacagatcacatctaaacaagataaaccgatcgcatctaccagagaaactagaagaagaaactctaacgtagaccgaaagagaaacgacaagatcacatacttcacagcgagcgtcgttgtcgcccatgttgaggttgtcgaagaagtcggtgaggtccgggaagaagttgtcggtgtggaggaactcgtcgtccgaggaCGACGTCGTGATACCGTAGTCGCGccgggagcgctccccaaaaacccgattgcccctcacccgtacaggttcacgagaggcgagGTTCCGGAGGCCTCatcgtcccggcagtcggtgcacgccgacggacgggatgaggaagacgatggcgacggcgcaatgaactggaaacaggtagtcgcatatgCGTCTTGATACAGACTAGGGTTGGCgttcgcgcttatatagtgcggttcgggaaggtcgtgggacgtccgagtcggcacagccacgatccagaaaaaccggaaggcaaaacggctaagtaacgcgtccgttaatgactcgaaattgattacacaattaatttcccaaacaacagaaagataagctcggctcggcgagattcccgcaacccgcgtcgGGACGTGtcgtggcgaggcgggcggcggaggaggaggagtgcgcgagggctctctctcttctcactcacttactaggactagaacaacccaccttatataccactccaactctctcccaactagcaatgtgggactaaactttagcccccactagtgctgccactgattattggaatgagccatgtgagtttcagaatttgataatgggccatgggccaaaggccaaatgcccaaaattccagcacATATTTATTCGTTTGGCGCGAGAAAAATAAATGGTGAATGGTTTCCAACTTGTCACAAAATCTCCACTTTTAAATCACCTTGCAACTCAGTTGTGCTAATATTATCTTTCTGAGCTTTAGATGGGGtatttttgggaataatattatgTTCTTAGATTTTGGCATGAGGCTTGCTCTAATCATGGCTCCAATTACATGATAATAAAGCTAATGGGAAGAACACTGAAGCTATAGACACACAACACATAAGCTCATCCATGACTGCCTGACCATTACCAGGCACCGGccaagctactgaagctggtacTCCTTCTGACGGCAGTTTTCCACCGCCATTGCCACATGACGCAATCCGTCTCGTCGAGCAAGAAAGACGCGCAACGTACGTACGCGCAGGTTATATGATCGATTTGGAATCCGAGACTGTACTGTGCAAAGGAAAAAAAGCAACCGCCAAGAAAGAATTAGCTCTCGGGCCCACTTGGCAGCCACACTTTAACTTAACTGAATCCGGTAGCAGTTCAACTTCAACCTGGGGAAGAACACCCATCGACGGTTCACGCGTATCAGAGTGAATCCGACTTCGAGCTGAAGTCGCGCTCTCCTAAGCTATATATATGGTCGCCGATCCATGCCATCCCCACCTTTGCCCATACCATACCATCCCCTCCTCCCTGCTTCCACCATCTCCACCCTGCCCATCCCCGTCTCCACAAGCCGAGCCGTCCGTCGATCGAGCGCCATGGCCGCTTGCAAGCGTCCCGCCGCCGTACTCGACGCCGGCCACGCGATGACCACCCAAGGATCATCGGCCGCCTGCAAGAGGAGCCGTCCCGGCGTCAGAAGCTCGGATGAGTACGAGGAGGTGGCCCGCCTCGGCAAGGGCGGCTTCGGCGTCGTCGTCCAGGCGCGCCACCGCGTCACCGGCAAGACCGTCGCCATCAAGTACGCCGCCGAGCTGGAGCAGGAGGCCAGCTTCCTGCAGGCCTGCAGCGGGAACCCATACGTGGTCGGCTTCGAGGGCCTGATGCGCGACCACACCACCGGCGGTCACTGCCTCGCCATGGAGTACATGGCCGCGCCGAGCCTCCATGCCTTCTTGTGGGAGAGGCGCCGCGacgggccgcttccggaaccaaaggTGCGCGCCTTCATGTGGAAGCTCCTGACCGGGACGAAGATGATGCACGACCGCCACGTGGTCCACCGCGACATCAAGCCGGCCAACATCCTCGTCGGCCAAGACGGCGAACTCGTCAAGATGTGCGACCTCGGGCTCGCACTCCACATGTCCGACTCGCCGCCCTACTCCCAGGTCGGCACCGTCCCCTACATGGCGCCGGAGATGCTGCTGCACAAGCCGGACTACGACGCGCTCGTGGACACCTGGTCGCTCGGGTGCGTCATGGCCGAGATGCTCACCGGCAAAACTCTGTtccacgacgacgatgacgacagcCACCAGGACAAGTTCGACGATACAACCCACATAGTCCAGCTCTGGAGTATCTTCCGAGTGCTCGGCATGCCCGACGACCGGACGTGGCCGGAGTTCAAGTCCCTGCCGCTCACCGCCAAGTTTCAGCAGCTGCTACCTGGAGGGCTCAATCACAACAGGCTGCGGGATATGTTCCCTGAAGAGAGGTTGTCAGAGCAAGGATTCCAGGTGCTGCAAGGGCTTCTCACCTGCAATCCCGACAAGCGACTCACGGCGGCCAAGGCGCTCAAGCACCCGTGGTTCACTGCTCCTCGTCCCTCTGTCGCCGCTGCAAAGGTTGAAGCTTTGCCGTTGCGGAGAAAGAAGACGCCGGGCTTCCTGGTTGCACTAGCGGCGGCATTGAAAGCACAGCAGGTGTAAAACTTGAAGTTGTGCTTGGATGATCGATCCATGTAAAGAAACGATATGACTGTTTTATGCAGAATAGCATTGTGTTATATTGTACGTACTGTTTATTTGGGAGAAAGTAATAGATCTGCTCTGTTCATGGCCTGAACGTTGAATTGTTCAATTGGGAAATTTAACTTTACTCTTGTGCTTATATGCTCGCATGTCCCCTACATCAAGCCTAGAGAACAAATCATGTCTGCATTATGGCTGTTCACTAGTTTATGCAATCGAAACTGAAAGAGGCGTTGGAAAACAGAGTATACCCCATAAGGTAGTTTCAGTTTTAGCAAGAGAGACCCAGACCATGAGTAGCCTGTAGGAGGAGTGCTTGTAAATATCGCAGATTGACAAGGTGGTTCTATTCTATCTCGTTCATATAGGGCCGTCCCAGTTTGCAGACTACTTGCAGAGTTGCAGTATAGATCGAACTGTTAATGTTAGCCTGCAGCTCCAGCGCCATGAAGCAAAAGGATCATGCAAAGTTGGCTAGAGAAGGCAAAACTCTAGACTGAAAAAAGTATGTCAAACACTTTGTTTTGTCATGTGGTTTATTTAGAGTGAAAAGCAAGGTTAGTAGGTATCAAAATTCTGCCGAAGATAGCCCATGGGCCTAAACTGCGAGCACTTACCTAGCCCATTTATCTTAGGCCTCCGCTTAATGGGCTGCCACGCTCAAAAACCCAATATGTATGCCCCACATCCGAGAACCAGATCCAGACAGGAAAAGGAAAACCCCAAACACCAAACGAAGCTAGGCGTAGCCATGGATCCCCTCTCCGTGCTCCGGGAGTACGCCGGCCGCGGCGACCTGGACAAGATAATCTTCACCGGCGACGACATCCTCTTCGGCTCCGACTACTCCTTCCCCGCCAACGTCCCcaccgccttcgcctccaagcagTCCGGCCGCCCCTACCCGCTCtccgccgccgtcttcctcgcccaGCACAACGACCTCAAGCACACCGACTTCCTCCAggccgcccgcctccgccgcatcccgccCGTCTCCCTCCCGGACCGCAAGACCTTCCTCGACTTCCTCCAGTTCGGCCACAACACCCTCCCCACCGAGCCCCTCCTCTCGTCCTTCACCCAGGaggcccacccgccgccgccgccgccggaggagcccgacgacgacgaggccTCCACCGCCCACATCCGCGCCATCGAGCGCCCCCTCAAGGACCGCAACTCCATCCTCGACGCCCGCGGCCGCGACTTCCTCGCCATCTACCACGCCGTGCTGCGCCGCGAGGAGGAGCGCGTGCGCAACAAGGACAGCGCGCCGTCCGCGGGCCGGAGCGagccctccgcggccgcggccgccctCGCGAACCCCAAGGCCGACAAGTCCCTCGGCGACGGGTTCGTGCCCATCATACTGGTGCCCAGCGCGTCGCAGACGCTCATTACGATCTACAACGTCAGGGACTTCCTCGAGGACTTCGTCTTCGTGCCCAGCGACGAGAAGGTGCGCGCGCTCAAGGGGAGCCCGAAGCCTGAGTGCGTGACGGTGCAGAAGAAGCATGTCCGCGGCGGAGCTGGGGGTCCGGTGGCGTTCGAGGTGAGGGACAAGCCGGCTTCACTCAAGGCCGACGATTGGGCGCGAGTGGTGGCCGTGTTTGTCCTAGGGAAGGAGTGGCAGTTCAAGGACTGGCCCTTCAAGGATCATGTGGACATCTTCAACAAGGGTGAGGATTTCTTGCTTAATTTTGTAGTGCTTTACTGTTTGCATGTCTGCAATCTGTATACCGATCTCAGAGCTTCATTTTGCTCAACTATAAGTTAAACACATCAGTGGTTGAAGCAGTTCAAGATTTCGTACCGAGGTTCAGGGAATTCTAACAAATTGTCCATCAACATTGCAGAGAGATAGGGTTGGGATACTAGTTTTTTTTGTATAGGTAGTAGTCTTAGATTGTTTAGTTGGTTATTCCAATTGGGTTGAAATGCTTGTTCTGCCATTGATATTGACTAAAGAGCAAGAAACAACTGTACTGTAGTGTTTAATGTTGCATCAGGTCTTGCTGATGCTAGTTCTTTGTTAAAATGGTTATCATCTGTTGACAGCATCAGGTCACATTACTGATGCTAGTTCTTTGTTATAATGGTTATCATCTGTTGGTGTCAATACCATCGGTACAACAGCATGGGTTTTATTATGGGCAGGGGCCAAGTTCCCTAGTGTGGTTAAATACCACTGGGAAAATGAGTGAGCCGTGAGCGGAGTTACTTGTTGGAAACTTGGAATGAGGGTACAGCATTGGTGAGAGAAACAACATTTGGGGAGTACAACAGGTTATTTCTCATTGCTTAATTGAGATGGATGCATAGTTACTGGCTATATAGGTTATACTCATCCGTACAGATGGCAACTAACCTAATCATATCTTAACAAATGGACTCAATATCTGATAAATAGGAACATTAGGAACCTTTCTAACAATAGGATATTAATTCCAACTAATGGTGTATTATAGGGTTGGCTGCACCCAATATCCCTATCCCTAACAACGCTCCTAAGTAACTTGGTCAGAAATGGCAAAATACGTTTCATAATTCAGTGTGAATCTGTAGATTGCTCCATTTCTCATTCAGTCTGGAGTATCTGTACTATCTGTGGCCTAACCTCTTAAACTTGTTTCAGTTATTGGTTTCTTTGTACGCTTTGAAGATGATAGTGTGGATTCAGCGAAAGTGGTCAAACAGTGGAATGTGAAAATCATATCTGTGAGTCTGAGAGAAATCTTAGTTTGTTTTGGTTGCTGTAGCCAAACTCTATTTTCTCTAACTGACTGCCGCTTGATTGTTTTACGGGCTTATGGTGCAGATAAGCAAAAATAAGAGGCATCAAGACAGACCAGCTGCTCTTGAGGTATGGGAGCGGCTGGAGGAATTTGTGCGGCGCACACTTAAGTGAACCGTTATGTGTACTCTAACTGCATGATCTTGTAAGTTGTCTCTCTCATTTCTTATTTGATATGAAGACCTTGAATTACTGTTAAATTGGGCTATTAAGATAGGTTATGATGTGTTGTCTTAAATGATAATTTCTTCTCAGTAACCTTGGATATACACGTGCGTTCACTGATTGTTCAATGTAGTTCTTTGTAGGATAAATGTTTTACTACCTACGGACTTACCTTTTATTAAACATTTGGCGATGTCTAGTGTGGGGTCCTGCAGACAACTAAGACTAAAACTTCACAAAGAATATGCATGATGATATGAGATTGTGTGTTCAAATTAATTTTCTGAGCGTGCAAAGCCATCTGTTGCATGTAACTTCTTTCATTGTCATGTTCAATAAAGAAACATGTGATTCACGCTGGCAATTTTAGTGGTTGGCTTGTTGCTATTTGCTATATTAAATGTTGGAAGAATTCTGAAATCGTATGAACTACTAGCATCCTGGAATTGTTCTTTTATTGAGTTGGGATTAACATTTGGTAATTCTGAAGGATTTTTAAGTTTAATGTACCATTTtcttgttcaaataaaaaatatactccctccgatccataataagtgccgGGGCTTTAGTTTAAATGAACTAAACCCCCGACAGTTAatgtggatcggagggagtaacatttTCAGTTCTACTATGCTGATGATAGGTTTGTCTTTATTGAAGTTAAACTGTTCCAACAGATTGCGGAAGTGATTCTGTAAAATAATTGAACTTATAATTTCACTATCTGGTTGGAAATTTTATTATCCGCCAGACATATGGTCGATAATGTGCTGGTCGTGGCAACTAGGCTAGGATATGTAATTGCATCATCCTCATATTATATTTATTAACTGTTTGCTTTCTACCCTGCATTTTGCTGAGCACATTAATCTTACCTGTTTCGAGTTAAGGATATATATTTTCTCCTCAGATTTTCAATGAATCTTAGCAACTGTTTTCGATGGTCTGTGCCATTATTAATACTATCTTCTCAATATTGTTTCCAGACGCTGTTATAGACCTAAACACCATGTTGAGTGATGGAAGTGGACTTGCTGGCTGAGTTGTGGACAAGCAGAACAGCCACCCCAAGATCCCAGCCTTGTATTTCACGGTGATGGCCGATGATGGAATGAGATGACCCATGAGGATTTGTAGCTGACGTGCATTTCGGTGGCTAAGCTCTGTTGTAGCCTATTCAATCTAACATTTCAACTGCAGACTGATGATGTGGTGGTACGCTACTTAATGTGTAGAATTATCGGAGATTATATTGTCATGCACTTGACCTTTTCTTTCAAATTACTTGTGTGGAAATTGGAACACGCTAGCACCTAAGGGTTATCCATCGAAGAAACTGTATTTGATTCAATTGCTGTATCCAACCTGGGCCATCAGAATTTTAACTCCAGAGCATTTGCTTTGCTTCAACATTGAGGCTGTATGTATTCATATAACAACATAGTATAGGACAGTGTAGTCTGAATCTACAGTGTATCGTATGGTACATCAGCACATTCTTTGTGGTATGTAGGTAGTAGTAGTATAGTGGCTAAGCAGGTTACACAAACATGGCAGAAACATAAGCGAGAAGCACACTGATCAACACGGTGCCAGCGGCAGAGCTTCGTGCACCCGCTGCGTGCATCAATTCCGGGAACTTTGAAGTACCCTGTGAATCTTTTGATCCAGCGCCTACCTTCCCTGTGGCCGTGGCAGCGGCAGGAGAGTTGTCATCTGGCACCGCATCTGCCCCGGTGGACGACGTGGTTGCGGGCTCGGCGACCGGCGCCGCTGCAGGTGCTGTTGCGGCAGTCGGATCCTGTTGAGCCGCAGCTGGTACCGTGGCATTTGCGGTTGCCGGCGTCGAGTCATCTGTCGAAGTGCTTGCACCGAGGATATCTGCAGGTACATTTCATCCCATTTTCTCAGATTTTCGTCAGTACAAACATTTTGCAGTAGGACATTGTGCAGTAGTAAATGCTGGTATGCGAGGTCACGCACCATCGCATGGGTCGGTGGGCAGGTTGCACACGTTGGGGATCATGCCCTGGACCTGGCCGAGGACCAGGCCGAAGGGGCTGGGCGCGAGCTTGGACATGGCGCAGAGGCACGGCCCCTGCGACTGGAAGAAGGCCTGGAGCTGCGCGCAGCACGACGGCAGCGACGCCGAGCCGAGGCCGAAGACGTAGCCGATGCACGGCGACAGGCTGATCGGCACCGGCGCGCACGTGGGCATCGCCATCGGCTGCACCGCCGTCTGCGGCTGCGCTGCGcacatcgtcgccgtcgccgcggcgAGCAATGCCAGACAAGCCACCTCGAGCCCACTCCGAGCCATCGTGGATGATTCTCGGTTGATTGGGTTGATTCAGGCAGGTTTCGGTGGAGGACTGACGATGACTGAGACGAAGGGAAGAGGGTTTATACGGCGAACTGTTGGGAAAAACGCGAGACCCTGACGGGTGGAAAGCTTGGGAAACAGTGGCGGGTGGATGGGCCGGTCTATCTAACCGGCGGTAGTAGCCCTGGGCAGTCCGGCGATGGTTTGGAAGCTGCGATCGCCGCTGCTTTTCGAGGATCACCGGTGAACTGATCGGAGAATGTTTTGTGTCAACTTCCTACCGGTGCCGCTGCCGGCCCTCTGGGACAGTGAGAGGGAGGTCTACCGGCCGCTTGGATTTGCTGCGGAATGTGATTATGTCACTAGCATATACTGTGCTTTGAGCTCTGCTTggagaggaggttggtggccaacCCGGCTAAATTG contains:
- the LOC124697050 gene encoding putative cyclin-dependent kinase F-2, whose translation is MAACKRPAAVLDAGHAMTTQGSSAACKRSRPGVRSSDEYEEVARLGKGGFGVVVQARHRVTGKTVAIKYAAELEQEASFLQACSGNPYVVGFEGLMRDHTTGGHCLAMEYMAAPSLHAFLWERRRDGPLPEPKVRAFMWKLLTGTKMMHDRHVVHRDIKPANILVGQDGELVKMCDLGLALHMSDSPPYSQVGTVPYMAPEMLLHKPDYDALVDTWSLGCVMAEMLTGKTLFHDDDDDSHQDKFDDTTHIVQLWSIFRVLGMPDDRTWPEFKSLPLTAKFQQLLPGGLNHNRLRDMFPEERLSEQGFQVLQGLLTCNPDKRLTAAKALKHPWFTAPRPSVAAAKVEALPLRRKKTPGFLVALAAALKAQQV
- the LOC124700060 gene encoding protein CDC73 homolog, with amino-acid sequence MDPLSVLREYAGRGDLDKIIFTGDDILFGSDYSFPANVPTAFASKQSGRPYPLSAAVFLAQHNDLKHTDFLQAARLRRIPPVSLPDRKTFLDFLQFGHNTLPTEPLLSSFTQEAHPPPPPPEEPDDDEASTAHIRAIERPLKDRNSILDARGRDFLAIYHAVLRREEERVRNKDSAPSAGRSEPSAAAAALANPKADKSLGDGFVPIILVPSASQTLITIYNVRDFLEDFVFVPSDEKVRALKGSPKPECVTVQKKHVRGGAGGPVAFEVRDKPASLKADDWARVVAVFVLGKEWQFKDWPFKDHVDIFNKVIGFFVRFEDDSVDSAKVVKQWNVKIISISKNKRHQDRPAALEVWERLEEFVRRTLK
- the LOC124697051 gene encoding non-specific lipid transfer protein GPI-anchored 5-like; translated protein: MARSGLEVACLALLAAATATMCAAQPQTAVQPMAMPTCAPVPISLSPCIGYVFGLGSASLPSCCAQLQAFFQSQGPCLCAMSKLAPSPFGLVLGQVQGMIPNVCNLPTDPCDDILGASTSTDDSTPATANATVPAAAQQDPTAATAPAAAPVAEPATTSSTGADAVPDDNSPAAATATGKVGAGSKDSQGTSKFPELMHAAGARSSAAGTVLISVLLAYVSAMFV